The stretch of DNA CAAATACCTTGGATCAAAATTTTTAAAGTAATTTATATTTACAAGCCCTAATTATTGGTCTGGGCTTCCACCGGCCCAAGCTCCATCATTAATCGCCCTTTCTTGGATTTGTACTGTGATGTCAATGTTCATTTTCTCTATAAATTGTTACATTTTCTATACAATCCATACCATACTATAGATCTACCCAAAGGAGTTACCGTAAATCTGAATCTATAAAGAGCCGTGAAAGGAAGGGTGACGGAAACCTTGCCAATACGTTCACAGTCACAAAATACGCCAACATAATGCTCCAGCTTTATCCATATAGTAACATATAAAATACCTCAACTTGTGAATATCTGGGAGGAAATAACTTCTCTTCACTGTTTTTCTCCTCGCACTTTGTGCTGTAGTTGTAGGTACAGACATGGCTTTTATAGTATACGTAGAGTTACTATTGCTTTATGTGCCTAGAAGCACAATGTACTTTGTGgccatttacatatatatatatatatatataagtacagaccaaaattttggacacacctcatttaaagatttttctgtattttcatgactatgaaaatagtacattcacactgaaggcatcaaaactatgaattaacacatgtggagttatatacttacaaaaaagtgtgaaacaactgaaattatgtcttatattctaggttcttcaaagtagccaccttttgctttgatgactgctttgcacactcttggcattctcttgatgagcttcaagaggtagacaccgggaatggttttcacttcacaggtgtgccctgtcaggtttaataagtcggatttcttgccttatacaggtccttctcaaaaaattagcatatagtgttaaatttcattatttaccataatgtaatgattacaattaaactttcatatattatagattcattatccaccaactgaaatttgtcaggtcttttattgttttaatactgatgattttggcatacaactcctgataacccaaaaaacctgtctcaataaattagcatatttcacccatccaatcaaataaaagtgttttttaataacaaacaaaaaaaccatcaaataataatgttcagttatgcactcaatacttggtcgggaatcctttggcagaaatgactgcttcaatgcggcgtggcatggaggcaatcagcctgtgactctgctgagatgttatggaggcccaggatgcttcaatagcggccttaagctcatccagagtgttgggtcttgcgtctctcaactttctcttcacaatatcccacagattctctatggggttcaggtcaggagagttggcaggccaattgagcacagtaataccatggccagtaaaccatttaccagtggttttggcactgtgagcaggtgccaggtcgtgctgaaaaatgaaatcttcatctccataaagcatttcagccgatggaagcatgaagtgctccaaaatctcctgatagctagctgcattgaccctgcccttgatgaaacacagtggaccaacaccagcagctgacatggcaccccacaccatcactgactgtgggtacttgacactggacttcaggcattttggcatttccttctccccagtcttcctccagactctggcaccttgatttccgaatgacatgcaaaatttgctttcatcagaaaaaagtacttgggaccacttagcaacagtccagtgctgcttctctgtagctcaaaagtggctttacctggggaatgcggcacctgtagcccatttcctgcacacgcctgtgcacggtggctctggatgtttccacaccagactcagtccactgcttcctcaggttccccaaggtctggaatcggtccttctccacaatcttcctcagggtccggtctcctcttctcgttgtacagcgttttctgccacattgtttccttccaacagacttaccattgaggtgccttgatacagcactctgggaacagcctatttgttgagaaatttctttctggttcttaccctcttgcttgagggtgtcaatgatggccttcttgacatctgtcaggtcgctagtcttacccatgatgggggttttgagtaatgaaccaggcagggagtttataaaagcctcaggtatcttttgcatgtgtttagagttaattagttgattcagaagattagggtaataggtcgtttagagaaccttttcttgatatgctaatttattgagacaggttttttgggttatcaggagttgtatgccaaaatcatcagtattaaaacaataaaagacctgacaaatttcagttggtggataatgaatctataatatatgaaagtttaattgtaattattacattatggtaaataatgaaatttaacactatatgctaattttttgagaaggacctgtaaatggtgttgggaccatcagttgtgttgtgcagaagtctggtggatacacagctgatagtcctactgaatagactgttggctGCATTTTTCTttccataacacaaattctaagtaaagaaaaacgagtggccatcattactttaagaaatgaaggtcagtcagtctgaaaaattgggaaaactttgaaagtgtccctaagtgcagttgcaaaaaccatcaagcgctacaaagaaactggctcacatgaggaccgccccaggaaaggaagaccaagagtcacctctgcttctgaggataagtttatccgagtcaccagcctcagaaatcgcaggttaacagcagctcagattagagaccaggtcaatgccacacagagttctagcagcagacacatctctacaacaactgttaagaggagactttgtgcagcaggccttcatggtaaaatagctgctaggaaaccactgctaaggacaggcaacaagcagaagagacttgtttgggctaaagaacacaaggaatggacattagaccagtggaaatctgtgctttggtctgaggagtccaaatttgagatctttggttccaaccaccgtgtctttgtgcgacgcagaaaaggtaaatggatggactctacatgcctggttcccaccgtgaagcatggaggaggaggtgtgatggtgtgggggtgctttgctggtgacactgttggggatttgagcaaaattgaaggcatactgaaccagcatggctaccacagcatcttgcagcggcatgctattccatcaggtttgcgtttaggtggacaatcatttatttttcaacaggacaatgaccccaaacacacctccaggctgtgtaagggctatttgaccaagaaggagagtgatggggtgctacaccagatgacctggtctccacagtcaccggacctgaacccaatcgagatggtttggggtgagctggaccacagagtgaaggcaaaagggccaacaagtgctaagcatctctgggaactccttcaagattgttggaagaccatcaagagaatgccaagagagtgcaaagcaaaaggtggctactttgaagaacctagaatataagacatattttcagttgttaaacacttttttgttaagtatataattccacatgtgttaattcatagttttgatgccttcagtgtgaatgtacaattttcatagtcatgaaaatacagaaaaatctttaaatgaggtgtgtccaaacttttggtctgtactgtgtgtatatatatatatatatatatatatcacatatttTATTACATGTGATCTGTAATATTGTTTACAAAGGTGCAAAGTTCAGGAAAGTTACAGGTAAATGAGTAGCAGAGGTGCTGGAACTGGAATATAGAGAAGATCTGAGATGTGTTCACGTCTGGGTTGTGGCTTCCACGATAACAGAAGCCGAGATGCAATGAGGGATCATTCTTAGAAAAATCCCACCAGCCTCCAATGGACGTCATTGATGTACAGGAATTAATGGGGCGTTCCACTTTCAGCAAAATGGAAGCCAAACCCTCGCAGGCATGTAATATAACAAAACCAGATGGTGCTCATTCTCCCCGGGGTCGGCGACAGCTCTGTGTCACTGCTCCAGTCGATGTGGTTTGTCTGCAGCGGTCATCTTTACAGCGCATATCACCATTTGGCctctactgattggctgcagtggtgacgcaCGATGTCAACATGATATCACCagtacggtaaaaaaaaaaaaaatacatagaccAGAGCAGCGGCAGAGAGGGggtgctggacccagggagggcgAGTATCATCTAGCTTTGTTATTTTGCATGTCTGTGAGTGTTTGGGGTTTACTTTGCTAAAAATGAAAAACTGCTTAGAGTATCCCACATGTGGACAGGCCACTGATTGTAGAGTGCGGTGACACATCATGCCATATAACGTGCATGAAGGAGTAAGGCGTTTGTCCAAAATTTACGCTCAGGATTCCACTCAACAGAAATATGGATTCAGCACAGTTAAAATAAAAGTTGCAGATCTGTAGGAGATGAAGCAACAGAACATGTTTTCCCGCTCAATAGAAATATTGCGTTTGTGCATAATAAACGTCACGTATTTGTCAAtgaaacatctgactaaaaacaTCCCAAAAATAAAATCTGTGTCATAACTGTATTATATAATTGTACAGATTGCTTTTGCCCCAGTGCCTGACCTTACGCTTATCTCAGCTTCAGCCTCCATTTTACCTACATTTTCAGCAAGAAATGACCGTTTTCTATGGCGACTACTTTTCTAACATCAAACAGAGACCACCATGCAGCCCCCATCTCTCCCCCAATAATACCAATCGACTTCTACAACGGGACGGCACAAATTCCCCCCCAAATGCCGCAGGGCAGCACAACAACCTCCCAGACGGGCCGCGTATCTTCTGCACAAAATCTCTCCCTACAAATGCAAAACATGAGGCGCCATATTGCAAACTACCCCAATAAGACACACAACATAGACCCAATGTTCAGAGTCCTGGACGCGCCTGCAGCAAACTCTCTCTCTCCAGTAAATACTCCGCGTTACCTACAAAAAAAATAGttaaatgcactttttttttttattactaagtGAAGAGTTCATTCCATCTTGGCACCAATATTTGCAGATTTTACACCCAACAAGTTTTAAGCTTAAAGCCATGTCATGTCTGCAATAATATTATCACGACTGCACTGGACAAAACTTCAGCTTCCAAGGTGCAAAtagaggttaaaaaaaaataaaataaaaatttagttGGTTGCTATCAGCATCAGCTCTGCCCATACCgccttctgcccctgtgtagctcAAGTTTTCCTCACTAGTTTCCCCCAAATTCATGTCCATGCCTGGCAGGAAGAGAACAGGAAGTAGAAGCTTGCCCTCAACCAAGATGGCCGACCGCCGGAAGTACGTCATCGCCAATGGCCGGAAATTTCGGTCCGTACAAGCGTCCAGCGCACAGTAGTCCGGGCGGGGTGCGTGTGTCAGGTGAGAGAGTGGGGGATGTGTATTACTGTTGacatgctgagacttgtggttctccAGCGTATGCAAAGAGGCAAGTTCTTGCTGCGTGTTGCTACCGTGGTGTATCAGGAAGATGCAGCTTCTCCTATGTGGGAGATAACACGCACAGTAGGGTCTGCTGGCTGCTTATCTCGGGGGGAAATCTGAGCATTCAGGGGGTCAGTACCCTGCTGGTGttgaactacaactcccagtacATCCTGCAAGCTGtcagagcatgctgggagttgtagttctataACAGCAAGATTACGTGTTCTGTTATGTTGCATAGCcggctattcccatctccaagatcctgtcccCATGTGTGATAATATTAGCAAACGCCTCCCATtggaaatgtagtacagttcttctgatttgctatgtcacttaccccatgtgcagggcattgccgtagcttaggtatccatggttacaacaaccactaacaactgtcacaatgtaaaatgaatggtcgtagccatggatacctaagcttcaGCAATGTCTTAAACATGGGGCAAGTGAcacagctaatcagaagaactatactacatctcTAATTGGAGGtagttgctaatattattattattccacctactacatattgtgataggatcttgAAGATAGGAATACCCCCTTTAAACCTCCAGGGAAGTCATTATTTTTAGAACCCAGTAGATGAGATGGCTTAAGAAATATCTGCTGTCTGAGTGCAAACCTGAGGCTGCGGTGCCTGCACGGCTGCTATTCCTCCTGGCTGTGCCGTACACATTCACATCTGAATGGAGAGAAGGGTAAAGCTGCGGCCAGAGCCCTGAGACGTACGTGATCGCCGTTAAAATACAACATGTTAGAGTGGTCACATAATCTCCAGGTTAGgatgactttaaagggaatctgtcagcaggttttttgccaCTAgtatgagaacagcataatgtaggggcagagaccctgattctagcaatgtgtcacttactggactgcttgctgtagttttcataaaaatCACACAGTTTTAGCAGCAGGAGATTATCCCTAGAGGTCTAGTAAACCTGCTGACaggtagtccttcatattcatgagctctgtataacccccaccactaattggctgctttctgtgtactctcatgcattgacagaaagctgccaattggtGGTATGGACAGGGTTATACTGGGCTCAGCAgtcagagctctgctacatctgcagaaGAGAGaacagggattgtatcaaaatgacaggaagcagcccagtaagtgacatatcgctggaatcagggtctctgcctctacatcatgcttctctcagattatatagcaaaaacctgggaCTAATTCTCTTTAAAAGGGTTGGCCACTTcagggaacttttttttttacttaaatgcctatatatcgggctaaaaatcatttttataaTTGGGTTTCAATCAGCAtttgatttttttcctgtttttctttaTATTATTTGGTAAAGTGAATAGAAAAGAACACAATGAAATGGACTGAACATTCTAATAATCCATTCTATCTCTGTCCTTTATGTTTCCACAGGCGATGGTTCTACAGGACACAGCTTATTTGTGAGATTAGTGTCCTCATGATTTCTTCACAGCCGCAGGGGGTCGCTCCCCAGCTCAGGTACGGCTGCTTTTTGATCTCCGATCATCCAAGCCACGGAACGCAATGAATTTAATACTTTGCTTGTTACTCTCATGAGTCCATCAGAAATCATGGGAACCCTCACGCATGATCTCAGGGCTCAGTGTATCTTGATTTGTTTGCTCAATTTTCCAAAGGAGGTGGAAATATCTGAAAGAAAAGGGGACAGGCTCTCTTTACATTAGGGAACAGATAGCCTTAAAATAGTAAGTGGAATGACACCCCGTTTTCTGAATGGAAATAAACATCCAGAAATACAGTAAATTCAAAAGGGTTGCCCAGTATTTTGCCAAAAGgttgcagtcactctttgtgactgcagtcTTCTGATCTTCACAGCACGCACACCGTACTCTATCAAGAGTCTCCAGTCTCTGCGGCCAGAGCGGGAGATCACGTGATACATACTtcctgccacattccgactagtcgTGCACAGGCTTGCTCTAATCACTGGCATTGaacgaggccggacacgtctagtcggaatatgGCCTGAAAAATGTACATCGCATACATATGGTCTCGTGACCTCCCACTCTCGCTGCAGACACCAGAGAATACTGATCGTGTACAGTGTGCATACTGTGAAGATTCAGAAGACTGCAGTTGTATAGAGTGACTTTGTCAAAgaccggacaaccactttaaagtgTTTTCTGAGATCAAATAAAATTGGGGCCTAAGTGGGGTAGGGATTAGTGTTgagcaagcatgctcagataaggtgttatgtgAGCATGCTCGAGTCCTAATAGAGCATTTTCGGCATGCTCAAATACTATGCtcaagtccccacggctgcatgtctcgcagctgttcgacagccgcaacatatgcagggattgcctaacaaacatgaaatccctgcatttgttgcggctatggaacagccgcgagacatgcagctgcagcaatTTGAGTATAGTATTCGAGCACTCCGAAGAAGCattattagcactcgagcatgctcggataacacctcatctgaacatgctcgctcatcactattaaagatACCAAAAAAAATAATTAGACTCCTTAGTTGCCTGTTAAATCTTCTGGTATTCATTAGTGTGTTCCCTGCTGGGGTTTTTTTAGTGTGTTTCCCTGCTGGTCCGACCACCCAAGTAATTGCTGCAGCCAAGCATTGTCATTGGCGATGTCACTGCGGCGGCCATGTGGGTAGTTGGGCAGCATAGCAAACAAAGACTGCCAGGGAGCACAGGCTCTGGATCCACTCGAGGTTTATCAGAAGAGTAATGAGTGGTTAATAGTTTTTTTCCAGTCTTTCCAAACCTTTGTAAGCGATGATATTCATCACCAAACAATTGGAGAGAGCGACACTGTACTTTCGCATTGATCTGATAGGTACGCGTTTTGGTTGACGGAAATGCAATCTTGTGGCTCAAACAAGAAAATGTGTACATATCTTTTTATTCAGTGTGTTTAGATATGTAGGTGGATAAGCAAAAATGTTCCCATCATAGGTCGGGGACACACACCTATAAGACATGTCTGGCCCATCCTGTGGATAtttccataaatgtctgataggtgaATATAATAATTGTTATTTTAGTGCACCATTAGAATATCTCCTACAGTAACTGCTTGTCTTATTACCAGAGCAATTTTCTAAATCACTTTTGTTTTTCTTTCTATACAGTCCACAGGAACTTTCCCTTCAGATCAAATCCTTCTTAAGTGGCTCTGACCCCCAGCAAGGGCAGAAACTCAGCCCCCGTGACCACGCCAGATGCTCTCTGCTGCTGTTACGCTGCCTCCCTCCTGCCCGGCATGCTGTGCTAGAACACCTGCGATCGGTTTTTCATGACAGTGTCTCGTCATTCCTACATGAGAGGGACTCTCAAGACTGCCTTCCTCAGTCATCATCCTCCCAAAGGAGAGGACCACCACCACCATCTACTCCAGGTCTGGATGAAGTAACTCTGGAAGTACAGAAGGTCTTAGAGGAGTTTATAAAGCTGAATCCCCGGGCATGGGCGCCTCTCATTTCTGCCTGGTCTATTGAGCTTATGGGACAGTTAAGCAGCAAACATGCCAACAGACAGGGCATGCCGCACTCTACAAGTCTGAATGAACTGCTGCAACTGTGGATGTCCTGTGAGGCTACACGCGTGCTTATGGATATCTACACCCTTTGTCTGTCTACTATGATTGACACCTGCCCTGATGCTTGTGTAGATGCTTTGTTGGACAATTCTGTACAACATTCTCCGCACTTTGACTGGGTGGTAGCTCACATTGGTAATTCCTTTCCAAGCACCATAATTAGTAGAGTGCTGTCGTGTGGTCTGAAGGATTTCTGTGCGCACAGCATCGCCTCTGAAACTCCTGATAAGCGGGTACCAAAGTTAGGGTCTGTGGTTGGCATTCTGGGCCATCTAAGCTCACGTCATGGACATAGCATCCGTCAGGAGATTCTCAGGATGTTTCATGAAAGCTTACGTCCTGGGAACAAGCAACAGAGGGCGACATTGCCTTATCTCCTACAACTGGCAGCTCTCTCGCCGTCCTTATTGGGTACTGTATGCCAAGATCTGGTCGACTCCTTGAAGCCCTCCACGCTCGGGCAGCTGCAGCAGCATTGTTCTACGCTTCCGCGAGAGGAACTGGACAATATGCTAAATTTATGTATCCACCTGGCTTGTCAGACATCCACAGGTGCCCCACGACTGCTGCGCTTTCTTCTGGATACAGCAATGCCGGCTTCTGTTATTACAACACCAGGGCTTGCAGTCCATGATTCTGTGAGGGACGCTTGTGATCGTATTGTTAGGCTTCTACTGCTCAGTCTTCAGAAGCAAGTCTATGGAAGAACCGGTGGAAGGGCAGCGTCTGATGCTCCACCAAAAGCTGTGCCTTTCTTAGATGCAATGAGGGGACATTTGACAGAACTGTGTGCCGAAATGCTTCGCTTGGAAAGGAAACGCCATCTGTGGCTTCATCAACTCCTGGGTCTCCTCTGCATATATAGTAACCCGCCTTGTGCCCCGGAGGCTCTTTGCCTGTTACTCACCCTGGCCCACAGTTCTGAGGAGTTGGGTCTAGCGGTCCAACTTCATGCTGTGCTCTCCTCCTCAATGCAAGGGCTAGCTCAAGCTGCAGTAACACGTTGCCTGGCTCAGGTCCACGCAGGTGCCCTGAGCGATAAGCGAGCGCTTCAGCTCTTGCAAAACCTGGCATTAATCGTTCAGACTGAAGAAGGCGGCATGGGTAGGGAGGTTGGAGTGGCGCTTTCAGAGTACTTATCTGATTTTGGTCAGCTCCTTTTGCACAGCAGTCCTGCGGTGTGTGAAGCTGCCTGCGTGCTGTTATGCTGCTGCCCTTTGCCTCCATCTCTGCCTCCCGCCCAGCTCTATCTTCTTATTCGCTCAGCTTCGTACCTCCTGTTCCATTCCATGCATATACGCAGTAGCGCTGGAGTTAGCAGCGCTTCCCGACTCCTCTTACAGCTCTGTAAAGTCTCTCACTCCGGTAAGAAAGCTGTATTACACCAACTAGTAGAAGGAGCTCTGCATCAGGGAAACGTTGGGCTCTTCGGAGGGCACAGTTCGAAACAAACCGCTCCGAAACTAGAAGGACCGTCTGCCTCTCTCTTGGAGAATAACAGCCATCTGGGCTCCACCGTAGACTTCTCGGGGAGCGTGTGGTCCGTCTTTCATGCAGGAGTCATTGGCGCAGGGTTAAAACCGGAAGAAAAACCTCGACAAAGCGGGCAGGTAGAATGTACGGAAAATATGCAAAGCTTGCTTTCTCTCTTATGCTCCTGCTGTGCCAAGAATGGAGAAGAGGATGGGGGTGAGCTAATCACACTGGACCCTGAGGCAGCCAAGACGCTGGCGGTAACGATAGCAGAATGTGCTTGTCCTGACGTGACAAACAGCGAGTTGTCGTGGCCTCCCGAGGAGCACGCGCGAACCACAGTACAAAGAGACTTGCTGATCTACATGTGCTTCCGTCAGAACCCATTACTGTTCCAGCTCCTCCATCTGGTTGCTCAGGGTCGCCCTGCCCTCTGCTATTGTTCAGTCCTGCTTAGAGGTCTTCTGGCTACACTTTTGGCATATTGGGAGGCGTCACGTGAGTCGTCCACTGCTGACTCGCCCTGGCACCTGATGGCCTCCTCGGAGTTAGTGTCTAGCATGGGTGAAGGACAGTTGCTGCCTCCTGCACTTGCAAACATGCACGAGATGTTCTCCCTTCTTGCACCCTACGAGGTTCGCCTGCTGCTTCTCAGCGTCTGGGACTTTGTTCGGGAAAACGGCCCATTCCCACAGAGGTTTGTGTTTCAGGCGTCCAAAGGGATATTCAGTAGAGACTTCACTCGAGAAGGAGACCCTGCCAaatacatgggcattgtacatagcGTTTTACATCGTAATATCGATCGCCTCGGGCTTTTATCTGGCAGGTTCCAGATGTGACGGGACACATTGACAGCTGTCTGTTAAGTTAAGGTGAATTGTCCATCCGAGACATATGCTTTGAATAAATTCCTTGCCTGTAGTGTTTCGGATCTGCGTTTATAAGACTATTGCAGCATTTAAAGGGGTGATTAAGCACTTTTACATAGATGGACTATCCTTTGGATAGGACATAAATATCTGATCGGTGGGGACCCCTACTGATCAGCTGTTTCTGGTGTCGGCCTGGTAGAtctcagttgtggagctgcaccGATCTGtcaactgtaaaatggccacaaccGGGTACGGCACATCTGTCCCTATTTGAATCAATATCATACCCGGCTATGTCCACGGTGCACTTTATGGACCTGTGTTGCACAGATCTACAACTGAGAACTTCCAGGCTGGCACCGAAACAGCTGATCTGTAGGGGGTCCCCACTTCGTTTTCTACAGctaaagagttttcagcaggctcgttatcagcagaggcaggattacaatgacaggtaacccctctatacacagctgataacacaggatccaccaatcacaataggcagtgtcacagctcaccttctttcacaatgacctttgtacacgctcattagatgcttcaatacaaaagatagtctgactattgtggctaatgtacatgtggatttcctgaaacaacagaaaGTATACCAGTGACCAGTGTGAGTgtgtgcaagatttctattttttatgtatattattatatggaaaaaaattgccaaaattttctataaaaaaaaaaaccatgatttAAACAAGTCACTTTTTGATGACACATCCCCTTACATGTTAGATTTTTTGGATGGCAGAACTATCTGACAACCTAAGGCACCGCACCTACTATAGA from Ranitomeya imitator isolate aRanImi1 chromosome 9, aRanImi1.pri, whole genome shotgun sequence encodes:
- the INTS5 gene encoding integrator complex subunit 5, whose product is MISSQPQGVAPQLSPQELSLQIKSFLSGSDPQQGQKLSPRDHARCSLLLLRCLPPARHAVLEHLRSVFHDSVSSFLHERDSQDCLPQSSSSQRRGPPPPSTPGLDEVTLEVQKVLEEFIKLNPRAWAPLISAWSIELMGQLSSKHANRQGMPHSTSLNELLQLWMSCEATRVLMDIYTLCLSTMIDTCPDACVDALLDNSVQHSPHFDWVVAHIGNSFPSTIISRVLSCGLKDFCAHSIASETPDKRVPKLGSVVGILGHLSSRHGHSIRQEILRMFHESLRPGNKQQRATLPYLLQLAALSPSLLGTVCQDLVDSLKPSTLGQLQQHCSTLPREELDNMLNLCIHLACQTSTGAPRLLRFLLDTAMPASVITTPGLAVHDSVRDACDRIVRLLLLSLQKQVYGRTGGRAASDAPPKAVPFLDAMRGHLTELCAEMLRLERKRHLWLHQLLGLLCIYSNPPCAPEALCLLLTLAHSSEELGLAVQLHAVLSSSMQGLAQAAVTRCLAQVHAGALSDKRALQLLQNLALIVQTEEGGMGREVGVALSEYLSDFGQLLLHSSPAVCEAACVLLCCCPLPPSLPPAQLYLLIRSASYLLFHSMHIRSSAGVSSASRLLLQLCKVSHSGKKAVLHQLVEGALHQGNVGLFGGHSSKQTAPKLEGPSASLLENNSHLGSTVDFSGSVWSVFHAGVIGAGLKPEEKPRQSGQVECTENMQSLLSLLCSCCAKNGEEDGGELITLDPEAAKTLAVTIAECACPDVTNSELSWPPEEHARTTVQRDLLIYMCFRQNPLLFQLLHLVAQGRPALCYCSVLLRGLLATLLAYWEASRESSTADSPWHLMASSELVSSMGEGQLLPPALANMHEMFSLLAPYEVRLLLLSVWDFVRENGPFPQRFVFQASKGIFSRDFTREGDPAKYMGIVHSVLHRNIDRLGLLSGRFQM